Part of the Oncorhynchus nerka isolate Pitt River linkage group LG14, Oner_Uvic_2.0, whole genome shotgun sequence genome is shown below.
GAGGAGGACACATCCTTCTCCTGGTTGAGTCTGGTGAGGAAGCAGTCTGTGAAGTCTCTTGGGTTGCTCGGGTCAATGGTCTCCTGGTGCTCGTGGATCTTTTTCATCACAAAGCCTCTCAACTCATCCATCTGGCCGAACACGACTTGCTGCCGACCAGGCAGGTGTTCCATCAGCCAGGGGAAGATGTTGTACAGCTGTCCACAGGGGCTGCTTCCAAAGCGCAGTACAGCTGAGAGGATGTTGAGCAAGTGCAGGAAGTTGTCATCGTCATAGCCGAAGCGCTGGCCGAACACCAGGGAGCAGATGACGTTGGACACGGTGCTACTCAGGAATGGATGAGGATCGAAGGGTACGGCTTTAGTGGCGTCCAGACTGTCTATGAGGTGTTGGCTCTCCTCCTGTACCCACTCCTCCATCCTCTTACGGCCCATCCCAAAGTCTCTTAGCGTGGTGAGGGTGAAACGACGCAGCTGGCGCCAACGCTCCCCATTACTGATGGCCAggccgtatcccctggtaacaagGACCAGGAAGGGGACAGGAGCTCGTCCTGTGAAATCCTCAGCCTGGTCCACCAGAGCCTCCTTGACTGCCCTGTACCCCACCAGCACCACAGCTCGCTGGGGCCCAAGATACACTGTCATCACTGGCCCATACACACCACTCCACTTGGTGAGGGTCTTGAAGGGGGCCTGTTTGTCAATCTGATGCAGGTTGCCTAGCAGCGGCAGGGCGCAGGGTCCTGGGGGTAGATGgacatgtctctgtctcctcagcctGAACAACCACAGTAGAAGCAACAACACCAGGCCTCCCAACACCACGCTACTACACATCTCCATTGTTCCAGCCTGCAAAACAAACAACAACGTCTCTTGTTAATGTTCTTCTTCTTATGTAGTACTATATTGCATCACTCCAATATTGTATCCTTCCGCGCGGCAGGATGCATTCAGAGTGAGAATTTTCTGATTAGTCCTCTGTACCTGGTTATGTTGCGGCTGCCCCCCCCCCTTAAATAGCTGCAGCAGCACTACTTccacctcttctctttctctgcacATTCCTGAGACGATTTGCTAGGTAAGAGCTGTATCTTAGTGTATAGGCCAGACGTATACCCACAGTTATTCAATAGCTTGGAACAGCTAGCTAGCCTCTCCATCTGGGTGCTCTTTTGTCCCCCTCCAACCCCCATCCTCTTTTCCCTTAGAAACTCACATACAGCTCTATTACACTGCCGGTGTTACACAGAGAGAAACTACCATGTCCAGTATGGTGTTTCGCTGTGAGAAAGGCAAGGTGTCTCTGTCCACAGGCAGCGGCCTGCATCTCAGAAGGCGGAGCCCAGCAGTCAATCTGAAACACACACTGCCAATGCTGCCGTCCCATGCAGAGACATTAAACACTGACACCTCCTTTTATACTGTTTtcacactgtgtatttattcaCTGGACTTTTGACATGTTATCATTCTAATATAATtactactgtacattgcattTTATGTTAGTGTTTATACACACCGCATATTTATATACTGGACTCTTGACATAGCTAATATAAAGTATTTACTAGGGGTGTAACGGTTCGCTAAACACACGGTCCAGTACGTATTGTGATTTTGGCATCACGGTTCAGTTTTGGGTATTATACAGAGGAAGAATGAAATTCCAACCGGTACTGTAGTTATTTTTAGCAGTTAATAAAAGTTTTAAAAGCATCCTATTTTTGGCCCAAGTCCAGTTTCTGTGACATCATTCACAATGTTCCTGGCATTGTCTTTCGTTACAGGGATTGTTATGTTGGGCCTCAAGTAGAGGTCTACAAGGTTGGACCCATTCTGAAATGACCTTGGGCTTTCCCACCCGGCCAAATATGCATAAATACATTTTTCAATGTAGACAAGAGACCAGTTCCGAAAGGACCCGAGGACGACCAGTTCCGTATAGACGTGGTCGGATCAgagtgagggaagcagcagaaaagtCCATTTGTAAGCTACTTTATTCACCAGAGCTGATACAGCGTGAGGGAGAGCAGGCGGAGGAGGGGCCTGGTGGTGAGTGTACTGTGAGCACTTGAAACAGGAgcaagaaggagggagggagaggcagtaaCCAGCCGAACTGACCAACTTCTAGCTTGTCATAGCTAGGTTGTTTATCATCCAATATGATTACGTAGTacctgtcttgactgcatcaaacctTGAGAAGCTAGTTGGCTaagatagctagctaagttagctagccagatagctaggctaattgagtcTTCATGTGCTTTCTCCCTGTCCTACAGCATTTTTCtgctcatcctcatcctcatcagtTCTGGTGCCTATGTCTCAGGGTCTTCTGGTGTTGAAGCCCTGGTTGACTGAATATTTCTGAATGGGTTCAGATGAAAGGAgtgtccctccctcctaacccctcATTCTGGACAAGGGTTCCGTCTGAGTGACGTGTGAACCGGCCATTACAGTTGTCCACATACACTTCTCACACTGTCACTGGTTAACTAGGGGCTTCCCCCAGCGTGCTGTGCTCGGCTGGGGCAATGGACACTTCATTTCACAGATGCAACCAATGCAAAATGTTTTATCGGCTTTCGTTTCCTAGAGTGAGAGAGTTCTGGGCCAGGGCCTACCTGAACAGACTCTCATGTTGTTACTGCAGCATTTCGGCTGGCCGGCAGGCCTTTGCCTTTTGCTGTGGTGGTGCGTTCTTTTGGAGGAGTTACTACCTCATGGGCCCTGCTCAGAGTTCCCCTCTTGGACATTTGCGCCTCGGCCAGTTGGGTGCTGTCTAGCACATGTTGACCCCATCTATGTGGTCAGGAGGGCTGTTCATGGTGTTGTATCTGCTTCCCTGGAAAGGGGTGGAGGGACACAGCAACCGTGACTGATCTGAGCTCAGTCCGGACTGGACTTTGCTCTTTGTCTGGCCAAAGACTAGTTCACTGATAAACCTGGTACTGTGATACCatattggagtgatccaataTAGTGCTGCATAACAAAGGCTACGTACAGTATGTAACCATGGTCATGGGAGGCATTGGAGTGATCCAATATAGTGCTACATAACAAAGGCTACGTACAGTATGTAACCATGGTCATGGGAGGTATTGGAGTGATCCAATATAGTGCTGCATAACAAAGGCTACGTACAGTATGTAACCATGGTCATGGGAGGTATTGGAGTGATCCAATATAGTGCTGCATAACAAAGGCTACGTACAGTATGTAACCATGGTCATGGGAGGTATTGGAGTGATCCAATATAGTGCTACATAACAAAGGCTACGTACAGTATGTAACCATGGTCATGGGAGGTATTGGAGTGATCCAATATAGTGCCGCATAACAAAGGCTACGTACAGTATGTAACCATGGTCATGGGAGGTATTGGAGTGATCCAATATAGTGCCGCATAACAAAGGCTACGTACAGTATGTAACCATGGTCATGGGAGGTATTGGAGTGATCCAATATAGTGCTGCATAACAAAGGCTACGTACAGTATGTAACCATGGTCATGGGAGGTATTGGAGTGATCCAATATAGTGCTGCATAACAAAGGCTACGTACAGTATGTAACCATGGTCATGGGAGGTATTGGAGTGATCCAATATAGTGCTGCATAACAAAGGCTACGTACAGTATGTAACCATGGTCATGGGAGGTATTGGAGTGATCAATATAGTGCTACATAACAAAGGCTACGTACAGTATGTAACCATGGTCATGGGAGGTATTGGAGTGATCCAATATAGTGCTGCATAACAAAGGCTACGTACAGTATGTAACCATGGTCATGGGAGGTATTGGAGTGATCCAATATAGTGCTGCATAACAAAGGCTACGTACAGTATGTAACCATGGTCATGGGAGGTATTGGAGTGATCCAATATAGTGCTGCATAACAAAGGCTACGTACAGTATGTAACCATGGTCATGGGAGGTATTGGAGTGATCCAATATAGTGCTACATAACAAAGGCTACGTACAGTATGTAACCATGGTCATGGGAGGTATTGGAGTGATCCAATATAGTGCTACATAACAAAGGCTACGTACAGTATGTAACCATGGTCATGGGAGGTATTGGAGTGATCCAATATAGTGCTGCATAACAAAGGCTACGTACAGTATGTAACCATGGTCATGGGAGGTATTGGAGTGATCCAATATAGTGCTGCATAACAAAGGCTACGTACAGTATGTAACCATGGTCATGGGAGGTATTGGAGTGATCCAATATAGTGCTACATAACAAAGGCTACGTACAGTATGTAACCATGGTCATGGGAGGTATTGGATGACTCCAATATAGTGCTGCATAACAAAGGCTACGTACAGTATGTAACCATGGTCATGGGAGGTATTGGAGTGATCCAATATAGTGCTGCATAACAAAGGCTACGTACAGTATGTAACCATGGTCATGGGAGGTATTGGAGTGATCCAATATAGTGCTGCATAACAAAGGCTACGTACAGTATGTAACCATGGTCATGGGAGGTATTGGAGTGATCCAATATAGTGCTGCATAACaaaggctacatacagtatgtaaccATGGTCATGGGAGGTATTGGAGTGATCCAATATAGTGCTGCATAACAAAGGCTACGTACAGTATGTAACCATGGTCATGGGAGGTATTGGATGACTCCAATATAGTGCTGCATAACAAAGGCTACGTACAGTATGTAACCATGGTCATGGGAGGTATTGGAGTGATCCAATATAGTGCTGCATAACAAAGGCTACGTACAGTATGTAACCATGGTCATGGGAGGTATTGGAGTGATCCAATATAGTGCTGCATAACAAAGGCTACGTACAGTATGTAACCATGGTCATGGGAGGTATTGGAGTGATCCAATCCTTTTTGTCGGTGATCTACTGCGTCTCGAATAAGGACACGAGGTGGAAGTGGTGCGACTGCAGCTATTTAAGGGGGGCAGCCGCAGTACCATGGTTGTGGTCAATCCTACAAATTCAATTCTAATTCAATTCTCTCTCCCTGTAAATTAcatttaattcaattcaattcaatattcAGGTCAGTTTTTTAATTTGGAGATAATTAAATTCCTCAAAATTCCAGTGTTTGGTCAATTCCAAGAATTGAATTCCCAATTCAATATTATCCACAACAATTCCACAAATTCAAATTTAATTCCCTCATGCTTTCAAGCTCATCATGTCACTGTTCATACAGCCTACAGTAGCTATACTGGAAATATAGGAATacattcttagaaaaaaggtgctatctagaacctaaaaggggtctccggttgtccccataggagaaccctgtgaagaaccatttttggttccaggtagaaccctgttgggttccatgtagaacccttttcccagggttctacatggaacccaaaatagttatacctgtaaccaaaaagggttatcctacagggacagccaaagaaccccttTGGAACCATTTTTTCTAAGAGCGTAGATTATTAAATACAAATCCCACAGAACATTTTGATACTATGTGCATTAATTTCATTAACTGGGAAATGTAAAATATTAAATTCCAAAGatcaaatgttttttaaattataattCACTTCcaattttaaaaaaaatccaaACGGTCTAATTTCAATTCAAGTCAAATTCCATAACTGAAAAAAAGTTCTCCACTT
Proteins encoded:
- the LOC115121855 gene encoding cytochrome P450 2F3-like isoform X3 encodes the protein MEMCSSVVLGGLVLLLLLWLFRLRRQRHVHLPPGPCALPLLGNLHQIDKQAPFKTLTKWSGVYGPVMTVYLGPQRAVVLVGYRAVKEALVDQAEDFTGRAPVPFLVLVTRGYGLAISNGERWRQLRRFTLTTLRDFGMGRKRMEEWVQEESQHLIDSLDATKAVPFDPHPFLSSTVSNVICSLVFGQRFGYDDDNFLHLLNILSAVLRFGSSPCGQLYNIFPWLMEHLPGRQQVVFGQMDELRGFVMKKIHEHQETIDPSNPRDFTDCFLTRLNQEKDVSSSEFHYDNLVSTVLDLFLAGTETTSTTLRYAFMLLLKYPDIQEHVQQEIDTVIGRQRVPRMEDRKSLPFTEAVIHEVQRFLDIAPLNLPHYATKNISFRGYTIPQGTVILPMLHSVLRDQDHWATPTTFNPNHFLDQNGNFQKNPAFLVFSAGKRACVGESLARMEIFLFLVSLLQRFSFSCPGGPDSIDLSPEFSSFTNVPRHYQLIATPR
- the LOC115121855 gene encoding cytochrome P450 2F3-like isoform X1 — encoded protein: MVSFRAAGHIPSKEFQAGTMEMCSSVVLGGLVLLLLLWLFRLRRQRHVHLPPGPCALPLLGNLHQIDKQAPFKTLTKWSGVYGPVMTVYLGPQRAVVLVGYRAVKEALVDQAEDFTGRAPVPFLVLVTRGYGLAISNGERWRQLRRFTLTTLRDFGMGRKRMEEWVQEESQHLIDSLDATKAVPFDPHPFLSSTVSNVICSLVFGQRFGYDDDNFLHLLNILSAVLRFGSSPCGQLYNIFPWLMEHLPGRQQVVFGQMDELRGFVMKKIHEHQETIDPSNPRDFTDCFLTRLNQEKDVSSSEFHYDNLVSTVLDLFLAGTETTSTTLRYAFMLLLKYPDIQEHVQQEIDTVIGRQRVPRMEDRKSLPFTEAVIHEVQRFLDIAPLNLPHYATKNISFRGYTIPQGTVILPMLHSVLRDQDHWATPTTFNPNHFLDQNGNFQKNPAFLVFSAGKRACVGESLARMEIFLFLVSLLQRFSFSCPGGPDSIDLSPEFSSFTNVPRHYQLIATPR
- the LOC115121855 gene encoding cytochrome P450 2F3-like isoform X2, which produces MSKRGTLSRAHEAGTMEMCSSVVLGGLVLLLLLWLFRLRRQRHVHLPPGPCALPLLGNLHQIDKQAPFKTLTKWSGVYGPVMTVYLGPQRAVVLVGYRAVKEALVDQAEDFTGRAPVPFLVLVTRGYGLAISNGERWRQLRRFTLTTLRDFGMGRKRMEEWVQEESQHLIDSLDATKAVPFDPHPFLSSTVSNVICSLVFGQRFGYDDDNFLHLLNILSAVLRFGSSPCGQLYNIFPWLMEHLPGRQQVVFGQMDELRGFVMKKIHEHQETIDPSNPRDFTDCFLTRLNQEKDVSSSEFHYDNLVSTVLDLFLAGTETTSTTLRYAFMLLLKYPDIQEHVQQEIDTVIGRQRVPRMEDRKSLPFTEAVIHEVQRFLDIAPLNLPHYATKNISFRGYTIPQGTVILPMLHSVLRDQDHWATPTTFNPNHFLDQNGNFQKNPAFLVFSAGKRACVGESLARMEIFLFLVSLLQRFSFSCPGGPDSIDLSPEFSSFTNVPRHYQLIATPR